A stretch of DNA from Equus asinus isolate D_3611 breed Donkey chromosome 20, EquAss-T2T_v2, whole genome shotgun sequence:
CTTTAACCAAATGACAGTCATTTGAGAAGACTCACTGTCAACATGCCTTTTCAAGTTGCTTTTCCCAGAGCAATGATGACTTTACATGGTTCCAACCACTCCGTCATGCCTGGCCAATGATATCCATTTTCAAGACCACTCATTAGGTTGGGATTACCAGTCACCATAGGATGGGCTCACACTTCCTACTGACCTTCAGCCTTGACTTCAAGAACCCCATACACTGGCTCACCAACTGAGCTAATCAGTCACCATGGGCCTCAATAACATagtcaaataaataagtaaacaacaaatatataaataaataagtacttCATTTTTTCATAAAAGCCCTACGTTAAAGACCTCCCTTAATAAAATGCCACATATTGCCTCTATGAAATACACAATGGGgtgtttcattcattcacaacAGGGTTTAAACTGAGGCATAGAGTAAACAAGCGACCTGCCCAAATGATCTGGCAAGTGAGTAGCAATATTAGTTAAAAGAGCCCAGGAATTCTTGATTCCTATCCCCTTGTTCTGTGCTTACACTCTTGCTTTTCCTAGGTGAGATTAGAGACTAtcatactaaaaaatattttttccttccaagaCTGGCCTTGTCATAACATTCTGTCCATAGACACTGGCACCTTTTTCCGAGAAAAAGTTGTAAGAGGACTAAAAGGGAATGTATCCGAAATGCAAAAAAATTAGCCTCATCCCCCTGAGGCCAGGACACACTTTGGTTCTCTGGGTCTAGCCTGCAGTGTGCACAGCAGAGCTGAAACCTGAACTGTCATCTCAAGCTCAGTGGAATCCACAGGGTAAATCCCTATGGAATTTAGTCACAGCCTCTCATGCCTACGAGATTAATGCACAAAGCCCTGAGAACTGGCATGGTTTTTCCAGTTGGGCAGAACCCGTACAACAGGACTCGGTAAATCTGCCCACACCTCATTCATCTCTCATCCAAAGCCCTGGCTCTATGGTTTTTGTGCAGAAAGAGTTAACATGGCAGGACTGAACTGCTCTCCTTGGAAAGGCTGCTTGCAAggctggcccttggctggcatctgggagCTTAGATTTCGGGAGAGCTCCCACCCTTAACTGATAAGACtggctcactgtgcctaaacTGTTTGTGCAAATATGGTTTATGCTGAATACCTGCTTTCCTGTTGGGAGTCAGGAATTTTGCTACCCACCAGGCAAAGGCTGCCTACATGACCAGCCCCCAATAAAAACCttgggcactgagtctctaatgagcttcctTGGTGGGCATTTCACACCTATTGTCGGAAATCGTTGCTAGAAGAATTAAGCACGTCCTATGTGATCCCACTGGGAGAGGGCTCCAGAAGCTTGGGCCTGGTTTCCCTGTACTCTGCCCCAGgtgcttcttctcttttctgatcTGTTTTTGTATCCTTCCTCTATAATAAAGCAATGAGTACTACTATGTACTGAGTCTCCTGAGTCCTCCTAGCGAACCTGAGGGTGGTCGTGGGGACCCCAGATGCAGTTGGTACAGGGATGCTCAGTAAGTAACCCATCACCACTGCCACAGCTTCACCCCCATCCTTCTCTCATCCTCTGTCCCCTTCGTTTAAGCAGATTCAATCCCCTGATCTAATGGTCAGAATGTCAAAGGCATTCTTCTTCCTGGAAGTTCCTCCCTTTTTAGTAAATGGGGTGAATTATTATAAATTGCTACATGGAAAGTGTTGAAGGAGTCACTTCTCAAAGGaataaggaagaaagagcagTAATCTTTTTCGAGTTCCTTTCTAAGCTGTCTGACCATCCAGCCTCCTAGCGACGAGAAGACCCAGGGTCACCACAGACTAAAAGGGATGCAGCAGTGCTCACCTCACAGTTCTGACTGATGCACAACTACCACTGAGGAGGAGTCACACTTTCTACAACTGTGCGATGGTAGAAGTTAGTGTTTTAATACTGGTATGTGCCGCACTCGAAGACCAACCAAACTGATCAAGACATTTAGCCCTTTTTAGAAACCTAAGTTTGTTATAAGCATGATTCCGTAACAGCCATATTTCCAACCTGGTTCCCACGGCTGACTTAACCCAATCCATTATCTGGAGCAAGCCTTGGCGAGTGCGTCTTGACATGTCCATTACGTTTTCGCTGCCACTCCTCACTTCGCCTGCTTCTCCAGGCATGGTACTTCTTGATGCTTTTCCTCCATGCAAAGCGCCAGATGCTAACCATGAAACACCAAGACACAGCATACATCGCTACTCCCCCAGCCTTTACAAACCACTTGGGCTTGGGTGAGACCATTTCACAGTAAAGGAGGCGAGCTCCTACGCCAATCCTCACTCCGGTGAACAGAGCCACAAAGAGGAAGTCCACCACATCTCCAGTGAAACTGTGGTAGTGCCCTGTTTCACGGAGAAACCAGCGCATCTGCAGCAAGGGGTTGGTAATCTCACTTCCAAAGAGGACTGCATTGACCTCTGTGCCTGACTCTCCAAGCACCAGGGCCATGATGATGCCCAAGATACTCAGTGTGTGGTGAGCCAGCATCAGGGCACCCTCAGACTGGAAGTAGATGCACCAGCCCAAGTCGAAGATGAAGTAGCCCAAGGTGAGACACAGAACGTGCACTTGGAGAGGTGTATTAGGTGAGCCTGAAATAAACCAAGATAGAAGCAAATTGAGCGACTGGCAATTGTGCTACCTTGGAGAGGGATCCTATGTTGTCGTCTCTCAAACCTTTTTGAATCACTGAAAGCAAAAACAATGGCAGGAACATTGCTTTTTAATGACAACGAAAGAAAGACTAAAATCTAAAAACTTGGTCTTTCTCAAAGCAAACAACGTTACAGGCCCCAGGAAATGTTCTGATGAATCAGATCTCAATGAGTGATTCAAGCATCAGCAATTATCTCAGCGTCCTTTCTGTGCAGCAGCATAAAATAGAGTTATTTTGTTCTTTCAGTTAAAATCCTACATGGCTTCcctcttttactttattttacttttttttaccaGCTAAAGGTCTGTTTCCAGATTCTTTTAGTTATGCTGTCCTGGGTGTCAGATTAATTTCTTAGCTTAATGGATTGGATTATTGGGCACTCGTGGTCCTAACTGATCTTGAAACTGGACTCTGGAAAGAACCCCAGAAGTTAGTGTGTTCCCGTGTCCAAGCCAATAGCGTGCAAGGACCTGACATGTTTGAATCCATTAGAAGCCATCATATAAAACTTAAAGCCTAAGAGTTACTTTCATATCAGTTTGACAGTTTGGGGGAAAACTCAGAAGCTCAATGTGTGAAtccaaggaaatttttttaaaaacagaatctaAGGAATTGAAAAACAATCATATTCTAGAGACTTGGGAACTGAATTCTGGCCCCTCAAAATTGAAGCCCTAAGTCCGGTACCTCAGAATATAACTCTATTTGGGgataggacctttaaagaggtaattaagttaaaatggggtCATCAGGGTGGGCACTAATACCatgtgactggtgtctttataaaactaggagattaggacacagacacacacgaagggaagaccatgtgaggacacagcaagaaggtagccATCTGCAAGCAAAGGAGCgaagcctcagaagaaacaaaattggccaacaccttgatgttGAATTTCTAGCCTCctgaattgtaagaaaataaatttctgttgtttaagctacccagtctgtagtattttgtaaTGGCAGCCCCAACAAACTAATACAGGGGATATGATTTTTGTACTCTAAGGAAGTAGCATGCATACATCTAGCagcttaaaaattaatataactgGCCCAGATAATGAGGCATTGCTTACCATCATCTATTTGATGGTAAATGCATACAACACAGTGTTACGTAACAATTAAAAAGGACAGCTATATACACAGACATGGAAAGATGATGTCCTTCGAATATACAATCAAGTAAAAATTGCAGGTTACCAAAAAGTATATACAATACAGTCTATTTGGGGGCGACGGTGGATGTTGATATTGGCTTTACTTGTACATTCCGATCAATTAAATTGAAACAAgcacttaaaatttgttttaaaagtagAGAGTTATGAAAACAGAAACCATAGGTGACATACACAATATCAGAGTTAACACTGAAGACGAATGAAGACTCCCAGTACAAATTATAATGCTAATTATTCTTCAATACTGTACAAATTCTGTGAAAAAGTCCCATCTTTCTAAGACTACCCCCCAAATGATGAATCCCTAAGGGAAAATCCTCTACTGTCTCCCACCTACCTGGGTGGGTAAAAGGCCAAGGGCCATCAATGAAGCCAATATAAGCAGAGAGGCCTATAGAGAGGACTCCATGGGTGAAGGTAACCAGGCGGCAGCTCCACTCATAGCTTCGGTGCTTAGTCAGGCGGCAGAGAGAAATGTAGAGCGAGAGCCAGCCCCCCAGGCTGCACAGCACCTGCAGACACAGAGCTAATGCCATCCTATGATGAAAAGACCgaaaccagaaaaacaaaggagGCACCCTAAGAAAACAGCATTGGGTCAATTTGTGTATAATCTTCATTTCTACTCTAGAATAGTATAAAAATATTGCCTTCGCTGAAACCCTTCTTCCTTATCTGCATAGTCAAGAATCTTCTGTTTAAGTGTGGCTGTATTTCTGACTCCGTGTTCCTTAGAGATAACATGTTGGCAGCCATTAAAAGCTGTAAACTGAAAACCAGACCTGCCTTCTGAGTTAGTAGACTGTCTAATATAACATGTGGTTACGATGAGTAAATGTCAATCATAACCAGCCAGTGATGACTGACCTTGGAAAATGATACACAAGTAATATAATACATGTATTAGATAATGTGTTCACATTTCAAGAGTCCCAATAAGAAGCTCTCATGAAAAAAATACCGCCACCACTTGTGGTCTCAACTCGATAGGTCATATGACACATGGCAGTTTCATGTGGTTTTAAGCTGATACTGAACTCAAGTGGTGTTTGGATGTGGGTCACAGGTTTATCAGCAACATCGAAAGTTGAGGTAAACCTAAATATAGCACTAAACAAAGACTCCAGATATcttggaaggaaaaaagtaaaataaaatcctagTCCTATTCAGTTCTGAAATCCAACTCAGAGATTTaccaagagggaagcagaaggatTTGAAGTACAAAAGGAGAGTTTTTGTTGAGatacaaaaatatctttaaggcaattattcagttaaaaatgaaacaaagtcaCAAAGCTACACTTCGAAATTTTTAAGGGTGACAAATATATCAGGATAAGAACTATCGTGACTGAGTCAATTTAGTCATACAGGACTAAAAAATAACTAAGATGCTGTTATTACTATTCATTAGCCCCTCTATTGAAAGGAGGAATGAAACAGTCAAAAACATTTCAGATATCTGTCTCATCTCAGCAAGAATCTTCCGCATGGCTACACTGCTTAACCCTATTCTGACAAGTGAAATAGTATCTGTGGACCAACACACTCAATACACAAGCCACTCCCAAGAATGCTATCCAGAGAGGGCTTGATGAAGGTCAAGTTCTGTACAGCTCATCTGAAATCAGATTTGTAGTCAAGAGAACAGTAGACGTCAATCATAGACGAGTTCCTATTCTGTCTCTGCCCCTAACCAGCCATAAGAGTGCCGGCAAATcacctcaattgaaaaaaaaagaagaaaaggaaagagggttGAAAAATTCTATAATCCAGTCCAGTTCTAACAAGCAGTTCCGAGATAAGTTTTGTAAAACGTCTAGGCCAGTTTTCAGAGCAAGGGCCAGAAATACAAAGTACCCAGAGTGAAAAGAACAGTCCTCCCTCATTTCCTTTCAAAGGCCAGGGTCACTGGCCAGTAATGCGGATCAGCTCATTTGGATATGCCGATTAGTATTTTTAGAGTCCTCTTCCCTGAATCCTAATTCCCTGGCAGAACAGAGGAAACAGTAGTCCATTTACAAACATTTCAATAAAAGAAGAGACATTTGTAAATGGAAGATacaactctgtgaccttgggaaagtcactccATCTCTGGGTTTCGGCTTTTTACTCCAGGGTAAAGGAATGGCAGGGTATTTAGATGGCCATTCCAGCTCAGAATTCCAAGGCTCCGGGCCTCGCTCCTCCCGTTCCAGGGCCAGATTCGGGAGGAGGAGCGCGGGGCGGGCCCACCTGGCTCTCGGCCTCGGAGCAGGCGTGGCTGGGGCGAGCAGCAACCTCAGGCGGCTCGCAAGCATGGCGAGCGCATCTCCCCTGCACCGGCCTGCGGGCTGTGG
This window harbors:
- the TLCD5 gene encoding TLC domain-containing protein 5 isoform X2 produces the protein MVWLPRGPGLLLSWEREACLRQARRPHGCPHSGRAQVCPSRAWPQPAGRCRGDALAMLASRLRLLLAPATPAPRPRARMALALCLQVLCSLGGWLSLYISLCRLTKHRSYEWSCRLVTFTHGVLSIGLSAYIGFIDGPWPFTHPGSPNTPLQVHVLCLTLGYFIFDLGWCIYFQSEGALMLAHHTLSILGIIMALVLGESGTEVNAVLFGSEITNPLLQMRWFLRETGHYHSFTGDVVDFLFVALFTGVRIGVGARLLYCEMVSPKPKWFVKAGGVAMYAVSWCFMVSIWRFAWRKSIKKYHAWRSRRSEEWQRKRNGHVKTHSPRLAPDNGLG
- the TLCD5 gene encoding TLC domain-containing protein 5 isoform X3 — translated: MLAHHTLSILGIIMALVLGESGTEVNAVLFGSEITNPLLQMRWFLRETGHYHSFTGDVVDFLFVALFTGVRIGVGARLLYCEMVSPKPKWFVKAGGVAMYAVSWCFMVSIWRFAWRKSIKKYHAWRSRRSEEWQRKRNGHVKTHSPRLAPDNGLG
- the TLCD5 gene encoding TLC domain-containing protein 5 isoform X1 encodes the protein MALALCLQVLCSLGGWLSLYISLCRLTKHRSYEWSCRLVTFTHGVLSIGLSAYIGFIDGPWPFTHPGSPNTPLQVHVLCLTLGYFIFDLGWCIYFQSEGALMLAHHTLSILGIIMALVLGESGTEVNAVLFGSEITNPLLQMRWFLRETGHYHSFTGDVVDFLFVALFTGVRIGVGARLLYCEMVSPKPKWFVKAGGVAMYAVSWCFMVSIWRFAWRKSIKKYHAWRSRRSEEWQRKRNGHVKTHSPRLAPDNGLG